The following coding sequences lie in one Cyanobacteriota bacterium genomic window:
- a CDS encoding NUDIX hydrolase: MPYTYQYPRPSLTVDCVVFGFHLDQKDLQVALIQRRLPPFEGRWALPGGFVRLEETLEAAALRELREETGITQVFLEQLYTFGDLDRDPRERVVSVAYYALVNINDHQIRAATDASNAAWFSVNTLPVLAFDHEKILTTALTRLKAKVRYEPIGFELLPKKFTLFQLQTLYETVLGRPLDKRNFRKKILSMDLLHELDETQQNVPHRAARLHEFDEEKYRYLKTQGFNFEI, from the coding sequence ATGCCCTACACCTATCAATATCCTCGACCTAGCCTTACCGTTGACTGCGTTGTATTCGGGTTTCATCTAGACCAAAAAGACCTACAGGTCGCCCTTATACAGCGGCGCTTGCCACCATTTGAGGGTCGATGGGCTTTGCCGGGTGGCTTTGTACGGTTAGAAGAAACCTTGGAAGCAGCCGCCCTGCGTGAACTGCGAGAAGAAACAGGTATCACTCAAGTGTTTTTAGAACAGCTATACACCTTTGGGGATTTGGATCGGGATCCTCGTGAACGGGTGGTTAGTGTAGCTTATTATGCATTGGTCAATATTAACGATCACCAAATTCGAGCCGCCACAGATGCTAGTAATGCCGCTTGGTTTTCTGTCAATACCTTGCCTGTCCTTGCTTTCGATCATGAGAAGATTTTGACCACAGCACTGACACGTCTAAAGGCCAAAGTGCGCTACGAACCGATCGGCTTTGAGCTGTTACCTAAGAAATTTACGCTGTTTCAGCTACAAACGCTATACGAGACGGTTTTGGGGAGGCCGCTCGATAAGCGCAACTTCCGCAAAAAAATCCTCAGTATGGATCTGCTTCATGAGCTAGACGAAACGCAGCAGAATGTGCCCCACCGGGCTGCTCGCCTACACGAGTTTGACGAGGAAAAATATCGCTACCTCAAAACCCAAGGCTTTAACTTTGAAATCTGA
- the hemH gene encoding ferrochelatase, translated as MGRKGVLLLNLGGPDHLEDVRPFLYNLFSDPEIIRLPFPWMQKPLAWLISTSRARKSAENYRQIGGGSPLRRITEEQAIALRNCLLQKGEDVRVYVGMRYWHPFTEEAIVRIKRDGIDQLVILPLYPHYSISTSGSSFRLLERIWQEDPSLARIEHTVIPSWHNRPGYLQAMADLIRQELDKLPNPDEVHIFFSAHGVPVSYVTEAGDPYQRQIEECTELVMRTLNRPNAYTLAYQSRVGPVEWLQPYTEDAIAQLAAQGVSSLLVVPISFVSEHIETLQEIDIEYRKLAAEHGIQNFNRVPALNTHAGFINDLADQVLEALNAPSVKLSQVTEVQKPVKIYPQERWQWGMTTTAEVWNGRLAMVGFLVLVIELISGKGPLHFVGLL; from the coding sequence ATGGGGCGTAAAGGAGTTTTATTACTGAATCTAGGTGGGCCGGATCATTTGGAAGATGTCCGTCCCTTCCTCTATAACCTATTTTCTGATCCAGAAATTATTCGCCTACCATTTCCTTGGATGCAAAAGCCCCTAGCATGGCTAATCTCTACAAGTCGCGCCCGTAAGTCGGCTGAGAACTATCGGCAAATTGGAGGCGGCTCGCCACTGCGACGAATTACCGAAGAACAGGCCATTGCTCTCCGTAATTGCTTGTTACAAAAGGGAGAGGATGTGCGGGTGTACGTAGGTATGCGCTATTGGCACCCATTCACTGAGGAAGCGATCGTACGGATTAAGCGCGACGGTATTGACCAGTTGGTGATTCTTCCCCTCTATCCCCATTATTCGATTAGCACCAGTGGTTCTAGTTTCCGCTTGCTAGAGCGGATTTGGCAAGAGGATCCTAGTCTTGCTCGGATTGAACATACAGTAATTCCCTCGTGGCACAATCGTCCGGGCTATCTCCAGGCTATGGCTGACCTTATTCGTCAAGAGCTAGATAAGTTGCCAAATCCCGATGAGGTGCACATCTTCTTTAGCGCCCATGGAGTGCCTGTTAGCTACGTAACAGAAGCTGGTGACCCCTATCAACGCCAGATTGAAGAATGTACTGAACTGGTTATGCGCACACTAAACCGTCCTAACGCCTATACATTGGCCTATCAGAGCCGAGTTGGCCCGGTGGAATGGCTGCAACCCTACACCGAAGACGCGATCGCGCAGTTAGCCGCCCAAGGTGTGTCTAGCCTGCTGGTAGTTCCCATCAGCTTTGTGTCAGAGCACATCGAAACGCTGCAAGAAATTGATATTGAATATCGAAAGTTAGCCGCGGAGCATGGCATTCAAAACTTTAACCGTGTGCCAGCCCTGAATACCCATGCAGGCTTCATCAACGACTTAGCCGATCAGGTGCTAGAAGCGTTGAATGCCCCTAGTGTCAAACTTTCGCAAGTTACAGAAGTCCAAAAACCAGTGAAGATCTATCCTCAAGAACGTTGGCAATGGGGCATGACCACAACGGCTGAAGTGTGGAATGGCCGTTTAGCAATGGTAGGCTTTTTAGTGTTGGTCATTGAGTTAATTAGCGGCAAGGGACCACTACACTTTGTTGGGTTGTTGTAG